The following are from one region of the Catenulispora sp. EB89 genome:
- the gap gene encoding type I glyceraldehyde-3-phosphate dehydrogenase codes for MTRIAINGFGRIGRNVLRAMLERGSGLEVVAVNDLTDPAALARLLAFDTTAGRLGRPVSVDGNVLVVDNRRITVLAEREPDQLPWADLGVDIVLESTGRFTSAKAAGAHLTAGARKVLVSAPSDGADVTLAYGVNTEVYDPARHTIVSNASCTTNALAPLAAVLDDLAGIEHGFMTTVHAYTQEQNLQDGPHRDPRRARAAGVNIVPTTTGAAKAIGHVLPNLDGKLSGDSIRVPVPVGSIVELNTTVARDVTREDVLAAYRDAAQGPLAGILEYSEDALVSSDIVGCSASAIFDSALTRVEGRHVKVVAWYDNEWGFSNRVVDTLELLAAG; via the coding sequence ATGACTCGCATCGCCATCAACGGATTCGGCCGCATCGGACGCAATGTCCTGCGTGCCATGCTGGAGCGCGGCAGCGGCCTGGAGGTCGTCGCGGTCAATGACCTCACCGACCCGGCCGCCCTCGCGCGCCTCCTCGCCTTCGACACTACCGCCGGACGGCTCGGCCGCCCGGTGAGCGTCGACGGAAACGTCCTGGTCGTCGACAACCGGCGGATCACCGTGCTTGCCGAGCGGGAGCCGGACCAGTTGCCGTGGGCGGACCTCGGGGTCGACATCGTGCTGGAGTCGACCGGCCGGTTCACCTCGGCCAAGGCCGCCGGTGCCCACCTGACCGCGGGGGCGAGGAAGGTACTGGTCAGCGCGCCGTCGGACGGGGCGGACGTCACGCTCGCGTACGGGGTCAACACAGAGGTCTACGACCCGGCCCGGCACACGATCGTCTCCAACGCCTCGTGCACGACCAACGCGCTGGCGCCGCTGGCCGCAGTGCTCGACGACCTCGCCGGTATCGAGCACGGGTTCATGACCACGGTCCACGCCTACACGCAGGAGCAGAACCTGCAGGACGGTCCGCATCGGGACCCGCGGCGCGCGCGTGCCGCCGGCGTCAACATCGTTCCGACCACGACCGGCGCGGCCAAGGCGATCGGGCACGTGCTGCCCAACCTGGACGGCAAGCTGTCGGGCGACTCGATCCGGGTGCCGGTGCCGGTCGGTTCGATCGTCGAGCTGAACACCACCGTGGCGCGTGACGTCACGCGCGAGGATGTGCTGGCCGCCTACCGTGACGCTGCTCAGGGCCCGCTCGCCGGCATTCTGGAGTACTCGGAGGACGCGCTCGTGTCGTCCGACATCGTCGGGTGCTCGGCCTCGGCGATCTTCGACTCGGCGCTCACCCGGGTCGAGGGGCGGCACGTCAAGGTGGTCGCCTGGTACGACAACGAGTGGGGCTTCTCCAACCGCGTGGTCGACACGCTGGAACTTCTCGCCGCGGGCTGA